From a single Apium graveolens cultivar Ventura chromosome 2, ASM990537v1, whole genome shotgun sequence genomic region:
- the LOC141707238 gene encoding SNF1-related protein kinase regulatory subunit beta-1 → MGNASVKEDDVRSSDRHPHAPHRASSDSTDSMNNSPSNSPPRSRSPLIFAPQVPVAPLQRPDGPSTDQMWQTDADDAMDVPQRGIPTLITWSYGGNDVSIEGSWDNWKSRRTLQRAGKDYTILLVLPSGIYHYKFIVDEEYRYIPDLPSVADDVGGVCNLLDVNDYIPENLDSVAEFEVPSSPDSSYCQAFPGDEDYAKEPVPVPSQLHKTILGVESSDDESSSPAKPQHVVLNHLYIEKGWASQSVVALGITNRFQSKYVTVVLYKPLNR, encoded by the exons ATGGGAAATGCAAGCGTGAAAGAAGACGATGTAAGATCCAGTGATCGTCATCCTCACGCGCCTCATCGCGCGTCTTCTGATTCCACTGATTCCATGAATAATTCTCCCTCTAACAGTCCTCCTCGCTCCAGATCCCCTCTCATCTTCGCTCCTCAG GTGCCTGTAGCTCCTCTGCAACGGCCTGATGGTCCTTCTACTGATCAAATGTGGCAGACTGATGCTGATGATGCTATGGATGTTCCTCAGCGAGGAATCCCTACTCTAATAACATGGAGCTACGGTGGTAATGATGTTTCTATAGAGGGATCTTGGGATAACTGGAAGTCAAG GAGGACTTTGCAAAGAGCGGGAAAGGATTATACAATTCTCTTGGTACTGCCTTCAGGAATATATCATTACAAATTTATAGTGGATGAAGAATACAGATATATTCCTGATCTTCCTTCAGTAGCTGATGATGTGGGTGGTGTTTGTAATCTTCTTGATGTCAAT GATTATATCCCTGAGAACCTAGATAGTGTTGCAGAGTTTGAGGTTCCGTCATCACCAGACTCCAGCTATTGCCAAGCTTTTCCTGGAGATGAAGATTATGCAAAGGAGCCTGTGCCAGTTCCATCCCAGCTCCATAAAACAATTCTTGGAGTCGAAAGCTCAGATGACGAATCTTCCTCTCCTGCGAAACCCCAACATGTAGTGCTTAACCACCTCTATATAGAGAAAGGATGGGCATCTCAGTCTGTTGTAGCTCTTGGGATAACTAATAGATTCCAGTCCAAGTACGTAACAGTTGTCCTCTATAAGCCACTTAACAGGTGA